In Mycoplasmopsis maculosa, one genomic interval encodes:
- a CDS encoding thioredoxin produces the protein MDKITWEDALNNIQNKKNKNKVFFIFFTLPNFSNVEVMKKVIIQLSNDFIDNKNVIFYEIDANEAKLYLTLESRFKVFQIPCYTVIKNDFIFYNGYNFYPKEILKDWILELLD, from the coding sequence ATGGATAAAATTACTTGAGAAGATGCATTAAATAATATTCAAAATAAAAAAAATAAAAATAAAGTCTTTTTTATTTTTTTTACATTGCCTAATTTTTCTAATGTTGAAGTGATGAAAAAAGTAATAATACAACTTTCTAATGATTTTATAGATAATAAAAATGTAATTTTTTATGAAATAGATGCTAATGAAGCTAAACTTTATTTAACTTTAGAATCTAGATTCAAAGTATTTCAAATACCTTGCTATACAGTTATTAAAAACGATTTTATTTTTTATAATGGATATAATTTTTACCCAAAGGAAATATTGAAAGATTGAATATTAGAACTATTAGATTAG
- a CDS encoding GIY-YIG nuclease family protein, with translation MKEKIIEKIKEVPSSPGIYLWKDKDGNVIYVGKAKNLKSRMSQYFEGSINSYKTHKLVSIISDFDIFLCKTNKEALLLEKKYIEKYNPEYNILLLDDKKYPYLKVELKNTSLSISLNRKISKESKSSNIFYYGPFPAGYGGGIILKLLQREAFFENGFPIKNNDHTFWLNKFNEIKNILSFKDSNYLNTLKEKMTKAAENLQFEIALDIKNSLTYLKKLKEDQIIELSNNSNIDVFVHKIVQDKIFITILFYRFGILINKENLTIPLHINEEEALRYFFEWYYSNKIKPDYFVVNEILQTVKIQLDDNYNFVFPKIGVNKKILDLAYLNLDNYINREFLNYQKDLEIDKKNIDYLSEITTKKPLKNIVLFDNSNLNNSNPVGVAITYTNGIKNKSLYKKFNLEINNSRQSDVEYMRQSSMRFFSKDNLKINYDLVIVDGGLAQINEVEKVLNDYKIDIPVIGFVKNDKHKTKNIIGINKEIIDIKNKDFYNYVSEMQIEVDRFAKSHLRKRHKITSLDGNLLKIKGLGKKYEEKLLYHFKNYANIYDASIEELSKIVPKKLAIEIKNQVKNN, from the coding sequence ATGAAAGAAAAAATAATAGAAAAAATAAAAGAAGTTCCATCATCTCCTGGTATTTATTTATGAAAAGATAAAGACGGAAATGTTATTTATGTAGGGAAAGCTAAAAATTTAAAATCTAGAATGAGTCAATATTTTGAAGGTTCAATTAATAGTTATAAAACTCATAAATTAGTTTCTATTATTTCTGACTTTGATATTTTTTTATGCAAAACAAATAAAGAGGCTTTGCTCTTAGAAAAAAAATATATTGAAAAATATAACCCTGAGTATAATATACTACTTTTGGATGATAAAAAATACCCTTATTTAAAAGTTGAATTAAAAAATACAAGTCTTTCAATATCTTTGAATAGAAAAATATCAAAGGAAAGTAAGTCAAGTAATATTTTTTATTATGGACCTTTTCCCGCAGGATATGGAGGAGGAATTATTTTAAAATTATTACAGAGAGAAGCCTTTTTTGAAAATGGTTTTCCTATAAAAAATAATGATCACACTTTTTGATTAAATAAATTTAATGAAATAAAGAATATTTTAAGTTTTAAAGATTCAAATTATTTAAATACACTTAAAGAGAAAATGACTAAGGCTGCTGAAAATTTACAATTTGAAATAGCTTTAGATATTAAAAACTCTCTTACTTATTTAAAAAAGTTAAAAGAAGATCAAATTATAGAATTATCGAATAATAGTAATATTGATGTTTTTGTTCATAAAATAGTTCAAGACAAAATTTTTATTACTATTTTGTTTTATCGTTTTGGAATTTTAATAAATAAAGAAAATTTAACAATACCATTACACATAAATGAAGAAGAAGCATTAAGATACTTTTTTGAATGATATTATTCAAATAAAATTAAACCTGATTATTTTGTTGTAAATGAAATTTTACAAACTGTAAAAATACAATTAGACGATAATTATAATTTTGTATTTCCCAAAATCGGAGTTAACAAAAAAATTTTAGATTTAGCCTATTTAAATTTAGACAATTATATAAATAGAGAATTTTTAAATTATCAAAAAGATTTAGAAATTGATAAAAAAAATATTGACTATTTATCAGAAATAACAACAAAAAAACCGTTAAAAAATATTGTTTTATTTGATAATTCAAATTTAAATAATTCTAATCCAGTTGGGGTTGCTATAACATATACTAACGGAATTAAAAATAAATCATTATACAAAAAATTTAATTTAGAAATAAACAACTCTCGTCAATCCGATGTTGAATATATGAGACAAAGTAGTATGAGATTTTTTTCAAAAGATAATTTAAAAATTAATTATGATTTAGTTATAGTAGACGGTGGCCTAGCTCAAATAAATGAAGTTGAGAAAGTTTTAAATGACTATAAAATAGATATTCCTGTTATTGGTTTTGTTAAAAATGATAAGCATAAAACAAAAAACATTATAGGAATAAATAAAGAAATTATTGATATAAAAAATAAGGATTTTTATAATTATGTTTCAGAAATGCAAATAGAAGTAGATAGATTTGCAAAAAGTCATTTAAGAAAAAGACATAAAATAACTTCTTTAGATGGTAACCTTTTAAAAATAAAAGGTTTAGGAAAAAAATATGAAGAAAAATTGTTGTATCATTTTAAAAATTATGCAAATATTTATGATGCTTCAATAGAAGAATTATCAAAGATAGTTCCAAAAAAATTAGCTATTGAAATTAAAAATCAAGTGAAAAATAATTAA
- a CDS encoding IS30 family transposase: protein MNYIKINYKIRSIIDISLNVERKTISEIAKILNISRQSISNEIKINSDYWGYNSEYAEVKHRNREKWKNHFKFINKMNSYKHYSKEFKNKYNKKTFSVELTHLYIKNNFNFKIPSIKTVYNWINSNLWVIKRKNILRKQYTKGGKRDGGPAYKRLVGARWVRPFWTRPKEINERSTFGHWEIDLIVGKQKAGHSHILSFVERYSRYGILVKVDSKNPWYIALILFELIKIYNLNVKSITSDNGFEFNSLFIIGYKLKIFIYKADPYASQQRGTNENFNGYVRRFFKKKTDFNLISNNEILKVQREINNIPRKIHGYLSASEMYALCEIKEPGLNIPLNEKLYSWQNKKRESNGSRNKFWKTKK from the coding sequence ATGAATTATATTAAAATTAATTATAAAATAAGAAGCATTATAGATATTAGTTTAAATGTTGAAAGAAAAACTATTTCAGAAATAGCAAAAATTTTAAATATTTCAAGACAATCTATTTCAAATGAAATAAAAATAAATTCTGATTATTGAGGTTATAACTCTGAATATGCAGAAGTAAAGCATAGAAATAGAGAAAAATGAAAAAATCATTTTAAATTTATAAATAAAATGAATTCATATAAACACTACTCTAAAGAGTTTAAAAACAAATATAACAAAAAAACTTTTAGCGTTGAACTAACACATTTATATATTAAAAATAATTTTAATTTTAAGATACCAAGCATTAAAACAGTTTATAACTGGATAAATTCAAATTTATGAGTAATAAAGCGAAAAAATATTTTGAGGAAACAATACACAAAAGGCGGAAAAAGGGATGGTGGACCTGCTTATAAAAGATTAGTTGGTGCTAGATGAGTCAGACCGTTTTGAACAAGACCAAAAGAAATAAACGAAAGAAGTACTTTTGGCCATTGGGAAATAGATTTAATTGTAGGAAAACAAAAAGCAGGGCATTCACACATTCTATCATTTGTCGAAAGATACAGCAGATATGGTATTTTGGTAAAAGTTGACAGTAAAAACCCTTGGTATATTGCTTTAATATTATTTGAACTAATAAAAATATACAATTTAAATGTTAAGTCAATAACATCTGATAATGGATTTGAATTTAATTCACTTTTTATAATTGGATATAAGTTAAAAATTTTTATTTATAAGGCAGATCCTTATGCTTCTCAGCAAAGAGGAACAAACGAAAATTTTAATGGATATGTTAGACGTTTTTTTAAGAAAAAAACTGATTTTAATTTAATTTCTAATAATGAAATTTTAAAAGTTCAACGAGAAATAAACAATATTCCAAGAAAAATACATGGTTACTTAAGTGCTTCTGAAATGTATGCACTTTGTGAAATAAAAGAGCCTGGTCTAAATATACCATTAAACGAAAAACTTTACAGTTGACAAAATAAAAAACGAGAAAGTAACGGTTCAAGAAATAAATTCTGGAAAACTAAAAAATAG
- a CDS encoding dUTP diphosphatase produces the protein MNFRDIFNMQKELDEKISSRNDIDASNSNIKPRDFQIMQILASLVETAEFANEVQSFKYWKAKKNIDHDKILEEFADILHFMGSFAYKYDVDPNIEPLILSDNVNYQICLLFQTISSMINNINKYVIGEILAMTLGIAKLLGYSEEEIIKWYYVKNKKNHDRVRERY, from the coding sequence ATGAATTTTAGAGATATTTTTAATATGCAAAAAGAATTAGATGAAAAAATTTCAAGCAGAAATGATATTGACGCTTCTAATTCTAACATTAAACCGAGAGATTTTCAAATAATGCAAATTCTAGCAAGTTTAGTTGAAACCGCAGAATTTGCTAATGAAGTACAAAGCTTTAAGTATTGAAAAGCTAAAAAAAATATTGATCATGACAAAATATTAGAAGAATTTGCAGACATTTTACATTTCATGGGTTCATTCGCCTATAAATATGATGTAGATCCTAACATTGAACCATTAATTCTTTCTGATAATGTTAATTATCAAATTTGCTTATTATTTCAAACAATAAGTAGTATGATTAACAACATTAATAAATATGTTATAGGTGAAATATTAGCTATGACATTAGGCATAGCTAAATTACTCGGTTATTCTGAAGAAGAAATAATAAAATGATATTATGTTAAAAATAAAAAAAATCATGATAGAGTGAGGGAAAGATATTAA
- a CDS encoding PQ-loop domain-containing transporter, whose product MHIVSLIFGIISSIIMISISIPQIITTWKTKKVGGISYATFLIYFLGGFLFVVDFLLFNSTGTLNLLDPEKPTDLIITIIANLAFVFLMAITISGFFIFDKNLKLWFKVFFGILIWIATTFVIVFTIVTYAGYTKSIQLAPDNVVLTILTIIAGLCTALPFSVQIYKTIKAKSVQGLSFLMLWIGLFLNATIMVYLATSIPVGAPTWISAIVLQSIGMAIYTIMIILYFRYGFSKKEKNNTKVQA is encoded by the coding sequence ATGCACATAGTTAGTTTAATTTTTGGAATTATTTCAAGTATTATAATGATATCTATTTCAATTCCACAAATAATAACAACTTGAAAAACTAAAAAAGTTGGTGGTATTTCTTATGCAACATTTCTAATATACTTTTTAGGTGGATTTCTTTTTGTTGTTGATTTCTTATTATTTAATTCAACAGGTACATTAAATTTATTAGACCCAGAAAAACCAACAGATTTAATTATTACTATAATAGCAAACTTAGCCTTTGTTTTCTTAATGGCAATAACAATATCAGGCTTTTTTATATTTGATAAAAACTTAAAGCTTTGATTTAAAGTATTTTTTGGAATATTAATTTGAATTGCAACAACTTTTGTTATTGTCTTTACAATAGTTACTTATGCAGGATACACAAAATCAATTCAATTAGCACCAGATAATGTTGTTTTAACAATATTAACAATTATCGCAGGTTTATGTACAGCGTTGCCTTTTTCAGTACAAATATACAAAACAATAAAAGCAAAAAGTGTTCAAGGATTAAGTTTCTTAATGCTTTGAATAGGATTATTCTTAAACGCAACAATTATGGTTTACTTAGCAACAAGCATACCTGTTGGAGCTCCAACTTGAATATCTGCTATTGTATTACAATCAATTGGTATGGCTATATATACAATTATGATTATTTTATATTTTAGATATGGTTTTAGTAAAAAAGAAAAAAACAATACAAAAGTACAAGCTTAA
- the asnS gene encoding asparagine--tRNA ligase: MNASIKEILEKELQFSNKKVLIRGWVTSNRGNKKIRFISINDGSTIESLQITLKGEKFDFEILDQTRLGAAVEVEGEIILTPEAKQKLELLATSFKVLKNVDLDYPIQRQEINTETLREIPHLRHRTNLFRAIMLIRSTLALEIHNYFSKKGFLYFNAPIITSNDGEGAGETFFVNDGNKEKPFFGTNKATLGVTGQLHAESYAIGFNKVYTFAPTFRAEHSNTKKHAAEFWMVEPEVAFYELKDVITLADDLLKNVIKNTIQKHEAEFKFLTENIDKNLLNKLENFVNKKLTIMDYQEALVELEKVKNIFENKDIKFGLDFGTEHERYLAEKVVNGPVAITNFPKEFKAFYMHQNEDNKTVAAFDLLVPGIGELIGGSQREVRYDKLLSRALEIGISQDELQWYLDLRRFGDSGSSGFGIGFERLVMYVTGVDNIRDVIPYPRTTGNIKM, translated from the coding sequence ATGAATGCATCAATTAAAGAAATATTAGAAAAAGAATTACAATTTTCAAATAAAAAAGTTTTAATAAGAGGTTGAGTAACTTCAAATAGAGGTAATAAAAAAATTAGATTTATTTCCATTAATGACGGTTCAACAATTGAATCTTTACAAATAACTTTAAAAGGTGAAAAATTTGATTTTGAAATTTTAGACCAAACACGTTTAGGTGCAGCTGTAGAAGTTGAAGGAGAAATAATTTTAACTCCCGAAGCAAAACAAAAATTAGAATTACTTGCTACAAGTTTTAAAGTTTTAAAAAATGTTGATTTGGATTATCCTATCCAAAGGCAAGAAATAAATACAGAAACTCTTAGAGAGATTCCTCATTTAAGACATAGAACTAATTTATTTAGAGCTATTATGCTAATTAGAAGTACTTTAGCCTTGGAAATTCATAATTATTTTTCAAAAAAAGGTTTTCTTTATTTCAATGCTCCGATAATAACAAGTAATGATGGTGAAGGAGCTGGTGAAACTTTTTTTGTAAATGATGGTAATAAAGAAAAACCATTTTTTGGAACTAATAAAGCAACATTGGGAGTTACTGGTCAATTACATGCTGAAAGTTATGCCATAGGATTTAATAAAGTTTATACCTTTGCTCCTACTTTTAGAGCTGAACATTCAAATACAAAAAAACACGCAGCAGAATTTTGAATGGTAGAGCCTGAAGTCGCTTTTTATGAGTTAAAAGATGTTATCACTCTAGCTGATGATTTATTAAAAAACGTTATAAAAAATACAATTCAAAAACACGAAGCTGAATTTAAGTTTTTAACAGAAAATATTGATAAAAATTTATTGAACAAATTAGAAAATTTTGTGAATAAAAAATTAACAATAATGGATTACCAAGAAGCGTTAGTGGAATTAGAAAAAGTAAAAAATATTTTTGAAAATAAAGATATAAAATTTGGTTTAGATTTTGGAACTGAGCACGAACGTTATTTAGCTGAAAAAGTTGTTAACGGACCAGTTGCTATAACAAACTTCCCTAAAGAATTTAAAGCGTTTTATATGCATCAAAATGAAGATAATAAAACAGTTGCAGCATTTGATTTACTTGTTCCTGGAATAGGAGAATTAATTGGGGGAAGCCAAAGAGAGGTTAGATATGATAAACTCTTATCAAGAGCTCTTGAAATTGGAATAAGTCAAGATGAATTGCAATGATATCTTGATTTACGTCGTTTTGGTGACTCAGGATCAAGTGGTTTTGGTATTGGTTTTGAAAGATTGGTTATGTATGTAACTGGTGTTGATAATATAAGAGATGTAATACCTTATCCAAGAACAACTGGAAATATAAAAATGTAA
- a CDS encoding glycosyltransferase: MQLSIIVPNIKTSIELENTLENFRTQNTQDFELILVITNINKTMYSLLEEGLKFFGSRLKFILNSNRKSIQNNIVSGFHLVKGKYVTIIYTDNKLKDHYVEDLVNLSSKYDTDVIEYRPRLINTIRWKPEPRIKPLHVYNILNEPEYVAYAYPFIFNKIFKNSLIQQFIKFKQKELNDTKFAVELTYMLLLKSTSYVYENIRIIKENISSSLWLTPKNFIYQFNEIINYVEINNIKLSHEINYANLYFLQLFLAGLLKTWRRRFSLNVFKDITNYNEKRSTKFTEDLYKYLEKFHKDNLLFFTTNIYMLKNNSETKSLKKLPPINKWNDILGEL, from the coding sequence ATGCAATTATCAATTATTGTTCCTAATATAAAAACTTCTATTGAACTAGAAAACACATTAGAAAATTTTAGAACTCAAAATACTCAAGATTTTGAATTAATTCTTGTTATAACTAATATTAATAAAACAATGTATTCTTTACTTGAAGAAGGATTAAAATTTTTTGGTTCTAGATTAAAATTTATTTTAAACAGCAATAGAAAAAGTATTCAAAATAATATTGTTAGTGGTTTCCACTTAGTTAAAGGCAAATACGTAACAATTATATATACTGATAATAAGTTGAAAGATCATTATGTTGAAGATCTTGTTAATCTTTCATCTAAATATGATACTGATGTAATTGAGTACAGACCAAGATTAATTAATACAATTCGTTGAAAACCAGAACCTAGAATTAAGCCTTTACATGTATATAACATATTAAATGAACCAGAATATGTAGCTTATGCTTATCCTTTCATATTTAATAAAATTTTTAAAAATTCACTCATTCAACAATTTATTAAATTTAAACAAAAAGAATTAAATGATACTAAATTTGCTGTAGAACTAACTTATATGTTGTTATTAAAATCAACTAGTTATGTTTATGAAAACATAAGAATAATAAAAGAAAATATTTCTTCTTCTTTATGATTGACACCTAAAAATTTTATTTATCAGTTTAATGAAATAATTAATTATGTAGAAATTAATAATATTAAACTTTCCCATGAAATAAATTATGCTAATTTATACTTTTTACAATTGTTTTTAGCTGGTTTACTCAAAACATGAAGAAGAAGATTTTCGTTAAATGTTTTTAAAGACATAACAAATTACAATGAAAAAAGATCTACAAAATTTACAGAAGACTTATATAAATATTTAGAAAAATTTCATAAAGATAATTTATTGTTTTTTACAACAAATATTTATATGTTAAAAAATAATTCTGAAACAAAATCATTGAAAAAATTACCTCCAATTAATAAATGGAATGATATTTTAGGTGAGCTATAA
- a CDS encoding RDD family protein, protein MLHKNVSFWRRLFQRFIDIFLFFALIFISFYFIVIFNQKKGLKISSYYSFLIVSLFISLFYFLFIPLFYKLKTIGMLITNVQFILNNKTKNKIKYLFFIKRLIFTLFISIFIILIFLFFIYPSDLPTFLTFLSKRSNTKFKFLLVEKLISITMSILAFLFFADVLFLAVNKKKISIFDYLTQSRLVYIKHFNISKTKKTVLLPFKSKNVNFIINE, encoded by the coding sequence ATGCTTCATAAAAATGTTTCATTTTGAAGAAGATTATTTCAAAGATTTATTGATATATTTTTGTTTTTCGCATTAATTTTTATATCATTCTATTTTATAGTTATTTTTAATCAAAAAAAAGGATTAAAAATTTCTTCTTATTATTCTTTTTTAATAGTATCTTTATTTATTTCTCTTTTTTATTTCCTTTTTATACCTTTATTTTATAAATTAAAAACAATAGGTATGCTAATCACAAATGTTCAATTTATTTTGAATAACAAAACAAAAAATAAAATAAAATACTTGTTTTTTATAAAAAGATTAATTTTTACTTTATTTATTTCGATTTTTATTATTTTAATTTTTTTATTTTTTATTTATCCAAGCGATTTACCTACTTTTTTAACTTTTTTATCTAAAAGAAGTAATACTAAATTTAAGTTTTTGCTTGTTGAAAAATTAATATCTATAACTATGTCGATTTTAGCTTTTTTATTTTTTGCTGATGTTTTATTTTTAGCTGTAAACAAAAAGAAAATCAGTATTTTTGACTATCTTACTCAATCTAGATTGGTTTATATTAAACATTTTAATATAAGTAAAACTAAAAAGACTGTTTTATTGCCATTTAAGTCAAAAAACGTTAATTTTATAATTAATGAATAA
- a CDS encoding ATP-dependent helicase: MQTNTNINREDLIIEGLNDDQKEALYHFDSPLRIIAGAGSGKTRVLTRKIAYLINVLGISPEDILAVTFTNKAANEMADRVKQYTNNKLTKGNVDIATFHSLCAKILRIESSNIGLKNDFQIIDDIDKKSILKNIYKRLDIETNDLTFKNLIRIFSWAKNKHYTNDEIRKYINTEFDYEYGDVETIINVFSEYTSYLIERASLDFDDLIIKVNELFNKNHEIAKKWSAKYSYILVDEFQDTSLVQYEVIKVLASGDAQLTIVGDPDQTIYRWRNADVNLILNFEKDFPKTKTIILNKNYRSTKKILEAANSLIKHNLKRFNKDLITDKEEGTEIEFSHAFSPEAEVRWVVQKINELKKQKIQLKNIAIFYRSNSYAKNFEEQLINENISYKIFGGEKFYQRKEIKDALAFLRVIYDGNDLPLLRIINIPPKKIGEKTILKLQDMAKEKKLSIFNTLVKHYKEIDAPLNTVNSIIMFLNYVLKYRKALSSNPIHVVLHKFLQEVGYYNYISQDVGLKGTGEENIKILINGIEEWEKNNPDKTIKEYFDYISLLSAYDATDESLSYVSLMTVHSAKGLEFDNVFLVGMSENIFPHYKSVNNPEAIEEERRLAYVAITRAKNKLFVSDSRGVHLHNNNEKVPSRFLKEMGIDTNDFILQVHDASVIDIQNGVEKKSREKNKNILRGDIISHTFFGEGEVIEVLGDTIHVHFKTYGLKSLAKNHESIRLLKEK; this comes from the coding sequence ATGCAAACTAATACCAATATTAATAGAGAAGATTTAATAATTGAAGGATTAAATGATGATCAAAAAGAAGCTTTGTATCATTTTGATTCTCCTTTGAGAATAATAGCTGGTGCTGGGAGTGGTAAAACAAGAGTTTTAACACGTAAAATAGCTTATTTAATAAATGTTTTAGGTATTTCACCTGAAGATATTTTAGCTGTTACTTTTACAAACAAAGCTGCAAATGAAATGGCTGATCGTGTTAAACAATACACTAATAATAAATTAACAAAAGGAAATGTTGATATTGCAACATTTCATTCCTTATGCGCTAAAATACTAAGAATTGAATCTTCAAATATTGGATTAAAAAATGATTTTCAAATAATTGATGACATTGATAAAAAATCAATTTTAAAAAACATTTATAAAAGGTTAGATATCGAAACAAATGATTTAACATTTAAAAACTTAATAAGAATTTTTTCTTGAGCTAAAAATAAACACTATACTAATGATGAAATTAGAAAATATATAAATACTGAATTTGATTATGAATATGGAGATGTTGAAACTATCATAAATGTTTTTAGTGAATACACTTCTTACTTGATTGAAAGAGCAAGTTTAGATTTTGATGATTTAATAATAAAGGTTAATGAATTATTTAATAAAAATCATGAAATTGCTAAAAAATGATCAGCAAAATATTCTTATATTCTTGTGGATGAATTTCAAGATACATCTTTAGTTCAATATGAAGTTATTAAAGTTTTAGCAAGTGGAGATGCCCAATTAACAATAGTGGGAGATCCTGATCAAACAATTTATAGATGAAGAAACGCAGATGTAAATTTAATTTTAAATTTTGAAAAAGACTTTCCTAAAACAAAAACAATTATTTTAAATAAAAATTATCGTTCAACAAAGAAAATTCTAGAAGCAGCTAATTCATTAATAAAACATAATTTAAAACGTTTTAATAAGGATTTAATAACTGATAAAGAAGAAGGAACTGAAATAGAATTTTCTCATGCTTTTAGCCCTGAAGCAGAAGTAAGATGAGTTGTTCAAAAAATAAATGAATTGAAGAAACAAAAAATCCAACTTAAAAATATAGCTATTTTTTATCGTTCAAATAGCTATGCTAAAAATTTTGAAGAACAATTAATAAATGAAAATATTAGTTACAAAATTTTTGGAGGAGAAAAATTTTACCAAAGAAAGGAAATTAAAGATGCTTTGGCATTTTTAAGGGTCATATATGATGGTAATGATTTACCACTTTTAAGAATTATAAATATTCCTCCTAAAAAAATTGGTGAAAAAACTATTTTGAAATTACAAGATATGGCAAAAGAAAAAAAATTATCTATTTTTAATACTCTTGTAAAACATTATAAAGAAATAGATGCACCATTAAATACCGTTAATTCTATAATTATGTTTTTAAACTATGTCTTAAAATATAGAAAAGCTTTATCTTCTAACCCAATACATGTTGTTTTACATAAGTTTTTACAAGAAGTAGGATATTATAATTACATATCACAAGATGTTGGTTTAAAAGGCACAGGCGAAGAGAATATAAAAATCTTAATTAATGGAATAGAAGAGTGGGAAAAAAATAATCCAGATAAAACAATAAAAGAATATTTTGATTATATCTCTTTATTGTCAGCTTATGATGCTACAGATGAATCATTAAGTTATGTTTCACTTATGACTGTTCATTCAGCTAAAGGGCTAGAATTCGATAATGTTTTTCTAGTTGGTATGAGTGAAAATATATTTCCTCATTATAAATCAGTAAATAATCCTGAGGCAATTGAAGAAGAAAGAAGATTGGCCTATGTAGCTATAACAAGGGCTAAAAATAAACTTTTTGTTTCCGATTCAAGAGGAGTTCATTTACACAATAACAACGAGAAAGTTCCATCAAGATTTTTAAAAGAAATGGGAATTGATACAAATGATTTTATATTGCAGGTCCATGATGCAAGTGTGATAGATATCCAAAATGGAGTTGAGAAAAAATCACGTGAAAAAAATAAAAATATTTTAAGAGGCGATATTATTAGTCATACATTTTTTGGAGAAGGCGAAGTTATAGAAGTTTTAGGAGATACTATTCATGTTCATTTTAAAACTTATGGACTAAAATCACTAGCTAAAAATCATGAATCAATTAGACTTTTAAAAGAGAAATAG